CGCGGCTACCGCGGCGAACGTCTCGTAGGTGCCCTGCAGGATGCCCTGGGTGCCGATGTAGATCCACGATCCGGCGGTCATCTGCCCGTACATGGTCAACCCGAGCGACTCCAGCCGGCGGAACTCCGGCCAGGTGGCCCAGTCACCGACCAGGTTGGAGTTGGCCAGCAGCACCCGGGGCGCCCACTCGTGGGTGCGCAGCACGCCCACCGGCCGGCCGGACTGGACCAGCATCGTCTCGTCGTCGCGCAGCCCGGTCAGCGTCCGCACCAGGGCGTGGTAGGACGGCCAGTCCCGGGCCGCCCGCCCGGTGCCGCCGTACACCACCAGGTCGTCGGGGCGTTCGGCCACCTCGGGGTCGAGGTTGTTCATCAGCATCCGCAGCGCGGCCTCCTGCGGCCACCCCCGGGCGGTACGCGTGCTGCCACGCGCGGCGCGGACGGGCTCGGGCATGTCGGGCTCCTCTCAGCTGACGAACAACTGGCGGCGGGCGGCGGAGACCTCGAACGCCTCCAGCCGGCGTTGGGTCTCGGCCGGTGCGGCGTCGCAGAGCGCCTGGAGCAGCACCATGGCCAGGGTCATCGGGGCGGTGTGCAGGTCGAAGACGAGTCCGGTGCCGACCCCGGCGGGCAGCACCAGGTCGGCGTGGTCGGTGGCGGGGCTGACCGGGGAGTCGGTGACCGCCACAATGGTCAGGCCGGCCGACCGGGCCTCGCGCAGCGCCTCGAAGGTCTCCCTGGGGTATCGCGGCAGGACCAGCGCCAGCAGGGCGTTCGCCCCGGCGTCGGCGGCCCGTTCCAGCCGGTCGGTGAGCAGGCTGCCGCCGGTGTCGAGCACCCGCACGTCCGGGTGCACCTTGGCGGCGAAGTAGGCGAAGTACGCCGCCAGCGGCGCGGCGGCCCGCAGGCCCAGCACCGGCAGCGGTCGGCTGGCGGCGAGCAGCCGACCGGCCTCGGCGATCCGGTCGGGGTCGGCGAGTTGGCCGGCGAGCCGGTCCAGGTTGCCGATCTCGGCGCGTACCGCCTGTTGCAGTTGGTTGCCGGTCCCGCCGGGCCGGCCGGTCGGCCCGGCGGTCAGCTCGCGCAACCGGCGACGCAGCGCCGGGTACCCGTCGTGGCCGAGGGCGGTGGCGAACCGGGTCACCGAGGGCTGGCTGACCCCGGCCAGCTCGGCGACCTCGGCGGCCGACAGGTAGCCGACCGACGGGGCGTGCTGGACCAGGCAGTGCGCGATGCGCCGCTGGGTGGGGGTGAGCCGGACCCCCTCGAACAGGCCGAGGACCCGCTCGGTGGTCGCGCTGACGGCTCCGTCATTCATGCCGAGACTCTATGCATGAAAACTTTCACCCGGCAAGTGGTCGGGCCGTCCTGGCATCAACTGGGGGGTGGGTGCGTCAGGTGGACGCGTGCGTGCGGCTCGGGTGTGCCGTCCGTTGTGGCGGCTGGCCAACCGGGGGTCCCGATCAGCTCTCCACCGCGGAGCCCCACTGATGTCTCGTCGCCCCATGCCTGCCGACCCGTCGATCGGTGATCGCATTCGGGCCCGTCGTGAGCTTTGGGGAGGTCTGTGGTCGCCATGGCGACCACAGACCTCCCCAAAGCGGGTATGCGGCTCGTGCGCGGCCATGGTGAGGCCATCTGTCTGCTGCTTGACCTTCGAGAGGGGGTGCCGGCTGGCCCGGGCGGCAGCGGTACGCCCGTGACATCGTCCAGTCGCTTTCCGGGCGGCGGTGACGGGCGATGAGCAAGGCGGTGACCGAACTGGTGTCCCTGGTCGGTGCGTAGTCGCACGCGACGTACCACTTTCCCGTACGACCGCTTTGGGTGGTCTGTCGTGTACCTGTCTTATGGCGGTTGATCGCCTCAACCTGTAGTTGCTGGGCGCGATTGTTTGATGGTGTTGGTGTTCGCCGGCAGTGACGCCCGCACCGGACCCCGACGATCCACCGCAGCCCGGCTGACCGCCGACGGCCTCCGGGCCGACCGCCACGCCGCCGGCCTGCGGCCCGAAGTCATCGACGGCGGGTCTGCGCTCTGTACTATCCGCACGGCGGGGGCGAGCAGGAGGAGTGGGCATGCAGCCGGACGTTCCGTACAGGTTCACCGAGGCGGTGGGGGAGTGTCCGGTCGGCCGGGCCTGGTCCGCAGTGGACCAGCAGGGGCAACCGGTGACCGTGGTGGTGCTGGAGGGTCCGGCGGCGGCCGACCAGGGCTGGCGGGAGGCGTTCGCGAACGCGGCGACCACCCTCGGCCACACGGCCGGCGGCCACCAGTACGTTCGGGCCGACTTCTACGCGGCCCAACCCTGGGTGGCGTACCCGGCGGCGGCCGGCGCCGCGCCGCAGCGGCTCTTCCACAGCCTCGGCATGGACTACCAGCCGGCCACCCGGCCCGGCTCGACCGTCGGACCCGGTTCGACCGTCGGACCCGGTTCGACCGTCGGACCCGGCTCGACCGTCGGACCCGGCTCGACCGTAGGGCCCGGCTCGACCGCCGTGCCGGCCCAGCCGGTCGGCAGCCCGGCCGAGCCCGTCTCCGGCGGGCCCACCCTGGTCGCCGCGCAAACCCAGCCGGTCTCCGGCGCTGCGGTCGCCCAGCAGGTCTCCGGATCACCCCAGCCCGTCTCCGGTGCCGTGCACGCCCAGCCGGTCTCCGCTGCACCGACCCCCGTCTCCGGATCACCCCAGCCGGTCTCCGGCTCGCCCGGGCCCGTGTCCGGGGCAGGTCAACCGGTCTCCGGGGCACCCCAGCCGCCGTGGGCGACGTCGCCCCAGCCGGTCTCAGGTCAGCCGGTCTCGCCGGCCGAGGCCACCGGGATCAGCTCCGCGCCGCCGGACTCGTTCAGCGCGCCGGGGCGGCGGATCGCACCGGTCCCCCCGGCCCCGCCCAGCCGTACCGGTCGGTGGATCGCCGTCGTGGCGCTGGCGGCGGTGCTCGCCGCCGCGGGCGGGGTCCTGGTCGGACGCAGCCTCGACGGTGCCGGCTCCGAGGCCCGGCCGGCCCCGTCGGCGACCGCCCCGGACGCCTTCACGGCGAACCAGCTCGCCATCAACCGGACCAAGTTCGACGGTGACCTCGCGCCGCTGGCCGAGCCGTGGCTGGCCCGGATGGGCGGCTGCGCGGTGGACACCGAGGTCGGCGGCCCCAAGCTGCCGGCGGACGAGCAACGCCACGTCTTCTGCCGGTACGGCGGGCTCTCGCTGCACTTCGGACTCTTCGAGTCGGTCGAGGCCCGGAACGCGGCGCGGGCCTACCGCCAGCAGCTGAACCTGGCCGGTGGCTCGCTGGCCCCGGGCCTGCGCGAGGCCACCCGGACCACCGGCGGGGTCACCGGCGCCGGCGGCAGCTACATCGAGTACGCCTTCAAGGGCGAGGACGAGCGGGCCATCTGTGGCCTGTGGTGGGACCGCGACGAGGGGCTCGGCGCGCTCTACCTGGAGACGCTCTGCGAGGCCGGGCTCGGGGGCAACTGGGACGCCCTGCGGGACCTGTGGCGGCGGACCAGCTGAGCCACGATGACGTCGACCGACCGCGCCACCCCCGCGTCGTCCGCCGAGCCTGCCGGTGCTTCCGCTTCCGCCGAGCGTGCCGGCGGGTCGCCGGCCAACAGCGGCACCCCGCTGCTGGCCGGGCGGCCGGTGGCCCTGGTGCACGAGTGGTTCAGCGCCGCCGGGGGCTCGGAGAACGTCTTCCTCGCCCTCGGTGACCTGCTGCCGCACGCCGACCGGTACGTGCTCTGGGCCGAGCCGGAGGTGCCCCGGGAGCGGCTGCGGCTGCGCGAGTCCTGGTTGGCCCGTACGCCGCTGCGGCGCAGCAAGGCGCTGGCGTTGCCGTTCCTGCCGTTCGCCTGGCATCTCGGCCGGCCCGGCGGCTACGAGGTGGTGCTCTCGTCCAGTCACGCCTTCGGGCACACGGCCCGCTTCGGCCCGCCCGAGCAGACCCGGCACCTCAGCTACGTGCACTCGCCCGCCCGGTACCTGTGGAGCCCCGACTTCGACGGACGGGGCGCGGGCCGGCTGCTCGGCGGGCCCCGGCGGGTGCTGCGGGCGGCGGATGTCCGGTTCAGCCGGCACGTGCACGCCTACGCGGCGAACTCGGTGGAGGTGCGTGACCGGATCCGCCGGTACTGGCGGCGGGACGCGGTGGTCGTCCACCCGCCGGTCGACGTGGACTTCTTCGCCGCCGCGCCGCCGGCGCAGCGCGACCAGCCCCGGGATCACCTGCTCGGGGTGGGTCGGTGGATCCCGTACAAGAACTTCGACCTGATGATCGCGATCGCCGCCGAGGCGGGCCTGCCGCTGGTGCTCGCCGGGGGCGGCCCGGAGGAGGCCCGGTTGCGTCGGCTGGCGGCCACGGTGGACGTACCGGTGACGTTCGAGTCGCGGCCGGACCGGGCGCGGCTGCGGGAGCTGTACTGGGGTGCCCGCGCGTTGCTCTTCCCCGCCCACGAGGATTTCGGCATCATCCCGGTCGAGGCGCAGGCCTGCGGCACGCCGGTGGTCGGGCTGCGCGCCGGGGGCCTGCTGGAGACCGTGGTCGACGGCGAGACGGGTTTCCTGGTGGACTCCCGGGAGCCGGCCCGGCACGCCGCTGCGGTGCGCCGCGTCGGTGACCTCTCCGCCGACCGGGTACGCCGGCACGCCACCGCCTTCGGTGCGGACCGGTTCGCTTCCCGGATGGCCGGCTGGGTGGCCGATGCCTGCCGTTGACACCACCGTCGTCGAGTGCAGCGGCGTCGGCGACGGCGGGATCACCCGGGTCCTCACCGAGATCGTCCGGCACTGGCCCGGCCCGCACCGGCTGCGGGTGGTGGCCGCGCCGCCGGGCTGGTCGGCCCCGGCGACCGGGCCGGGCGTCACGGTGGAGGTGCTCAGCCACCAGGGCGGCGGCCGGGCCCGGACGATCGCGGCGGCCACGGCCGGCCTGCGCGCGGTCACCGGCCGGGCCGACGGGACGACCCGGGTGCTGTCGTTGAGCCCGTCGCTGGCGGTCCGGGGCAGCCGGCTGCCGGTCACCACCGTCCTGCACGACCTGGCGTTCCGGCTCTGGCCGCACGGCCTCTCCGCCCCGGTCCGGCAGTACCGGCGGGTCAGCTACGCCACCGCGATCGGCCGCTCCGCCCGCCTGCTCTGCGTCAGCGCCCGTACCCGGCACGACCTCTTCGGACTGTACGGCGTGCCGGCCGACCGGACGGCCCTCTGGCAGCCCGGCAGCAGCCTCGACCCGCCCACCGGCGGGTTGCCCGCCCCGCTGGCCGCCGCCGACCGGCCGTACCTGGTGGTGGCCGGGCACGCCGCGCACAAGGGCGTGGAGATCGCCGTCGAGGCCCTGCCCGAGCTGCCCGGGTACCTGCTCGCGGTGCTCACCGGCGGGCAGCGGTTCCCGCACCACACCGCCGCCCGGTCCGCCGCCGCCGACCGGGTGGTGCTGCTGGACCGGCTCACCGACGACGGGTACGCCGCCACCCTCGCCGGGGCCGCCGCGCTGCTCATGCCGAGCCACTTTGAGGGGTACGGCCTGCCGGCGGTCGAGGCGCTGCGGCTCGGTACCCCGGTGGTCGTCTCCCCGGACCCGGCGCTGCACGAGGCGACCGGCGGCCGGGCGGCCCGGATGCTCACCTGGACGCCGCAGGCGCTGGTGGCGGCGGTGGCCGAGGCGACCAGCCGGCCCGTGCCCACGGTGGTGGCCGGGAGGACCGGCCCGCTCGCGCCAGCGGTGGTCGAGCCCACCGGCCGGCCCGCGCCGGTGGTCGGACCGGTCGGGCGGAGCTGGGCCGAGGCCACCGCGCACCTGGTCGAGCTGCTCGCCGACGCCGCACCGGCGACCCCGGACGGGAGGTGACGGCGGGTGCGAATCGCCCAGGTGCATGCCGGCTTCGCCGTCGCCGGTGGCGCGGAACGGTACGTCCGTGACCTGTCCCGGACGCTCACCGAGCGGGGCCACCAGGTACGGGTGTTCAGCCGGACCCCCGACCCCCGGTGCCCGCAGGACCACCCGGTCGGCGAACGCCGCTCTGCCCGGCTGGCCCGGCGGCTGCCCCGGCTGGCCAAGGTCTGCACCCACCTGGGCGACCTGGTCGACCCGACCGGCCTCGACCCGGCCGACCTGGGTGACTTCGACCCCGACGTGGTGCACCTGCA
Above is a window of Micromonospora yangpuensis DNA encoding:
- a CDS encoding MurR/RpiR family transcriptional regulator is translated as MNDGAVSATTERVLGLFEGVRLTPTQRRIAHCLVQHAPSVGYLSAAEVAELAGVSQPSVTRFATALGHDGYPALRRRLRELTAGPTGRPGGTGNQLQQAVRAEIGNLDRLAGQLADPDRIAEAGRLLAASRPLPVLGLRAAAPLAAYFAYFAAKVHPDVRVLDTGGSLLTDRLERAADAGANALLALVLPRYPRETFEALREARSAGLTIVAVTDSPVSPATDHADLVLPAGVGTGLVFDLHTAPMTLAMVLLQALCDAAPAETQRRLEAFEVSAARRQLFVS
- a CDS encoding glycosyltransferase; the encoded protein is MTSTDRATPASSAEPAGASASAERAGGSPANSGTPLLAGRPVALVHEWFSAAGGSENVFLALGDLLPHADRYVLWAEPEVPRERLRLRESWLARTPLRRSKALALPFLPFAWHLGRPGGYEVVLSSSHAFGHTARFGPPEQTRHLSYVHSPARYLWSPDFDGRGAGRLLGGPRRVLRAADVRFSRHVHAYAANSVEVRDRIRRYWRRDAVVVHPPVDVDFFAAAPPAQRDQPRDHLLGVGRWIPYKNFDLMIAIAAEAGLPLVLAGGGPEEARLRRLAATVDVPVTFESRPDRARLRELYWGARALLFPAHEDFGIIPVEAQACGTPVVGLRAGGLLETVVDGETGFLVDSREPARHAAAVRRVGDLSADRVRRHATAFGADRFASRMAGWVADACR
- a CDS encoding glycosyltransferase, which encodes MPAVDTTVVECSGVGDGGITRVLTEIVRHWPGPHRLRVVAAPPGWSAPATGPGVTVEVLSHQGGGRARTIAAATAGLRAVTGRADGTTRVLSLSPSLAVRGSRLPVTTVLHDLAFRLWPHGLSAPVRQYRRVSYATAIGRSARLLCVSARTRHDLFGLYGVPADRTALWQPGSSLDPPTGGLPAPLAAADRPYLVVAGHAAHKGVEIAVEALPELPGYLLAVLTGGQRFPHHTAARSAAADRVVLLDRLTDDGYAATLAGAAALLMPSHFEGYGLPAVEALRLGTPVVVSPDPALHEATGGRAARMLTWTPQALVAAVAEATSRPVPTVVAGRTGPLAPAVVEPTGRPAPVVGPVGRSWAEATAHLVELLADAAPATPDGR